A single genomic interval of Rhododendron vialii isolate Sample 1 chromosome 3a, ASM3025357v1 harbors:
- the LOC131319178 gene encoding protein virilizer homolog isoform X2, which translates to MGRPEPCVLFSQTFVHPQLDEYVDEVIFAEPIVITACEFLEQNATSASSVVTLIGATSPPSFALEVFVQCEGETRFRRLCQPFLYSHSSSNVLEVEAVVTNHVVVRGSYRSLTLVIYGNTAEDLGQFNIEVDLDSTLTNTVSCIEGKLEDLPPALHPINVTIGDLIFMPKALSLEVPVSDISVEVKQLLDLTFKVLQLSNRGDVIDKVISMIVSAASSCATHSCYCPAISQKQSLVGKSTNYEGQSHFDYTEARNELFDIYNSLHHESGKLSSEYLGDSMLFEYEADLATSKQLMDILQKYIHFDGASGIFGHHQLSKNKSVILWLSAALLLCSGSESCFHFVNSGGMEQLGYIITHDVQNSHAITLMVLGVVEQATRHSIGCEGFLGWWPREDESIPLGTSVGYNELLKLLLQKQPHDVASLATHILHRLRFYEVASRYESSVLSALASLSTSGRVTNATVDKLTSARFQLKTLMKMINSRAPLEDPSPLASTSRSLLLGETEGVLLYKSTCSLITSSNCWFSNWDIDSHLLFLLKERGFFPLSAALLSSISQSQMGNAVDIFVDIASYLEAVILSLLFCRSGLIFLLHHPELSTNVILALRGSDGLKKEEPLPLRYASVLISKGFVCQPEEIGLIVEKHLRVVNAIDRLLTSDAHSEEILWVLWELCALSRSHCGRQALLALGHFPEAVSVLIAALQSIKELDPDTSNSGFVPLNLAVFHSAAEIFEVIVTDLTASSLGSWIGNATELHRALNSSSPGSNRKDAPTRLLEWVDASIVYHRKGATGLLQYIALLASGGDPHMASTSILLADTMDVENMVGDSSTSSDSNLIENLLGKPISENSYRAAVLRDSSVAQMTTAFRILAFISENSAVATALYDEGAVMVIHAVLLDCRLMLERSSNNYDYLVDEGSEGNSTSDLLLERTREQGLVDLVIPSLVLLVNLLQKLQDAKEQHRNTKLMKALLHLHREMSTRLASCAADLSSPYPCSALGLEAACHLLVSALACWPVYGWTPGLFSCLVDSLHATSLLALGPKEACCLLCLLNDLLPEEGFWLWKNGMPMLSALRTLAVGSLLGPQKEKQIGWYLQPEHLERVLSQLTPQLDKIGQIILQCAVSTLVVMQDMLRVFIIRIACLNADHACSLLRPIISWVRDRISVLSSLPDTDAYKVYRLLDFLSILLEHPRAKPLLLKEGAFQMLIKVLERCIAVADSDEKQFCDNRNIDKCGFPLLTWCAPVFKSFSLLNDSRKAVQALGIYDRHNYENLTTEDRSRIMSYLLKFCKVLPVGRELLACLSTFKELCFSSEWKSALHSLLLHIQSSRNEECDVDGRYERDGSDNLLNTFEWRKSPPLLCCWITLLRSLDSKDVVPDYAVEAVDALSSGALCFCMDGISLNLDRVSALKYLFGLPFNTSGADVFLEENIKYIEDLTNLLGSKISDEKYPTDTDMNSTLYQAKKLVESLLFLLQKPTHLLKVDDISYSAFLPSTSDAPGSSKMHMVADGSAGKAEDYSLGGLAEKFIWECPENLPDRLSQTALSLKRKISPLEGSNRRPRGDNSPGETVGQNTFSRGSGPPIVPAGPTRRDTFRQRKPNTSRPPSMHVDDYVARERSVDVTSSSNVIAVPRIGSSSGRPPSIHVDEFMARQRERQNPVGQVVGDATQVKNTPAESDASAEKSNSKPRQLKPDLDDDLQGIDIVFDGEESESDDKLPFPQPDDNLPQPESVAVEQNSPRSIVGETENDINGNSQFSHLGDESIQSEFSSRMLVSRPELTLTREPSISSDRKYYEPSDGTKHTPLSSSGFSPSLYNRTAGQSVQSPINSRVPPNLSSKNSPQQTGAVQGVYDLKFQPPLPPMPPPSTISPAQLKTADTASSQSSPFVNAGADGQGPPPPGFHVHTEYLSALSKSSTLLTTSRPPPPLPPTPPPYSASSTPPSKTSTSQSQLYNQTSIGPSDFVQTPVAPFKDPRTVTLSVSYPPPSLMPPLVFSRPNSMLYGTSPTPHQGENQPSISQNLSIPLPTFQPFQSLGQLQPLQPPQILRPPQPPQHLRPPVPPSPQSEQGVSLLQSPVQMQVHQQLQILQQPHVSPLHVYYQSPQQESFSHPQQQQQHQQQQVEHSQLQIMHQQGGTSQQQQDPMMSLQHFFSSPEAIQSLLSDREKLCQLLEEHPKLMGMLQEKLAGQSSSDT; encoded by the exons GGCCACTTCACCTCCTTCATTCGCTTTGGAGGTTTTTGTGCAGTGTGAAGGTGAAACAAGGTTTAGGCGGCTCTGTCAGCCTTTTCTGTATTCTCATTCTTCATCAAATGTGCTTGAAGTTGAG GCTGTTGTGACTAATCATGTGGTTGTAAGGGGCAGCTACCGCAGCCTGACCTTAGTCATATATGGTAACACAGCAGAAGATCTGGGACAGTTCAACATAGAAGTTGATTTGGATAGCACTTTAACTAATACTGTTTCTTGTATTGAGGGAAAGCTTGAAGACCTCCCACCAGCACTACATCCAATTAATGTGACAATTGGGGATCTGATTTTTATGCCTAAAGCATTGTCTTTAGAAGTTCCTGTGTCTGATATTTCTGTCGAGGTCAAGCAATTGTTAGATTTGACATTTAAGGTTTTGCAGTTGTCAAACCGTGGAGACGTGATTGATAAAGTTATTAGTATGATTGTCTCGGCGGCATCTTCTTGTGCAACTCATAGCTGTTATTGTCCAGCTATCAGTCAGAAACAATCTTTGGTGGGGAAATCTACAAATTATGAAGGACAGTCGCATTTTGATTATACTGAGGCTAGAAATGAGCTTTTTGATATCTACAACAGCCTTCATCATGAATCAGGGAAACTTTCATCTGAATACTTGGGAGACAGCATGCTTTTTGAATATGAGGCTGATTTGGCTACTTCAAAACAATTGATGGATATCCTGCAAAAATACATCCATTTTGATGGGGCTTCTGGAATTTTCGGGCATCATCAGCTTTCAAAG AATAAGAGTGTCATTCTGTGGTTGAGTGCTGCTCTTTTGTTGTGCTCTGGCAGCGAGAGCTGCTTCCACTTCGTTAATAGTGGGGGCATGGAGCAGCTTGGATATATAATTACCCATGACGTGCAGAATTCTCATGCCATTACATTGATGGTGCTTGGAGTTGTGGAGCAGGCTACTAGGCACTCAATTGGTTGTGAAGGATTCCTTGGGTGGTGGCCTCGTGAAGATGAAAGCATTCCTTTGGGGACCAGTGTAGGTTATAATGAGTTGTTGAAGCTGCTATTGCAGAAACAGCCCCATGATGTTGCTTCTCTTGCAACTCATATACTTCATCGCTTGCGTTTTTATGAGGTTGCTTCGAGATACGAG TCTTCAGTATTATCTGCACTTGCAAGTCTTTCGACATCTGGAAGGGTTACTAATGCCACTGTAGACAAGCTTACCAGTGCTAGGTTCCAACTCAAAACCCTCATG AAAATGATAAATTCACGCGCTCCACTTGAAGATCCTTCCCCACTAGCCAGCACTAGCAGATCGTTGCTTCTTGGTGAAACAGAAGGAGTGTTGTTATACAAATCAACTTGTAGCTTGATTACTTCATCAAATTGTTGGTTTTCTAATTGGGATATCGACTCACACTTACTATTCCTTCTGAAG GAGAGGGGATTCTTTCCTTTGTCAGCTGCACTGTTATCATCTATCTCGCAGTCTCAAATGGGAAACGCTGTGGACATATTTGTGGATATTGCATCATATCTTGAAGCAGTAATTCTGTCACTTCTTTTCTGCCGCTCAG GCTTAATCTTCCTCCTCCATCACCCTGAACTCTCCACTAATGTAATTCTTGCTCTAAGGGGTTCTGATGGGTTGAAGAAGGAAGAACCTCTACCGCTTCGTTATGCATCTGTCTTGATATCCAAGGGGTTTGTTTGTCAACCAGAGGAAATTGGATTGATTGTCGAAAAACATTTGAGAGTG GTTAATGCAATAGATCGTCTGCTTACATCAGATGCACATTCTGAAGAAATTTTATGGGTGCTGTGGGAGCTGTGTGCTCTTTCTAG GTCTCATTGTGGGCGACAGGCTTTGTTGGCTCTGGGGCATTTTCCAGAG GCTGTTTCGGTTTTGATAGCAGCATTACAATCCATTAAGGAGCTGGATCCAGATACCTCAAATAGTG GTTTTGTACCACTGAATCTAGCAGTCTTTCACTCAGCCGCTGAGATATTTGAAGTCATTGTTACCGATCTAACTGCATCATCCCTGGGTTCATGGATTGGGAATGCTACGGAACTTCACAGGGCTTTAAATTCTTCTTCCCCAGGGTCCAACAGGAAGGATGCCCCTACACGGCTTTTGGAGTGGGTAGATGCTAGTATAGTTTACCATAGAAAAGGGGCAACTGGTCTTCTACAGTACATTGCTTTGTTAGCGTCTGGTGGAGACCCTCACATGGCTTCGACAAGTATTTTGTTAGCAGACACAATGGATGTTGAGAATATGGTTGGAGATTCTTCCACAAGTTCTGATAGTAATCTTATTGAGAATCTTCTTGGGAAGCCAATTTCTGAAAATAGTTATCGTGCTGCTGTTCTTCGTGATTCTTCTGTGGCTCAGATGACTACTGCATTCCGAATTTTGGCATTCATTTCAGAGAACTCG GCTGTTGCTACTGCTCTGTATGATGAAGGTGCTGTAATGGTTATCCATGCTGTTCTACTTGACTGTAGGCTCATGCTTGAGAGGTCCTCCAACAACTACG ATTACCTTGTTGATGAGGGCAGCGAAGGTAATTCGACTTCTGATTTACTGCTGGAACGCACTCGTGAGCAGGGTCTAGTTGATCTTGTAATTCCTTCTTTGGTGCTACTGGTTAATCTCTTGCAGAAATTACAG GATGCCAAGGAGCAACACAGGAATACAAAACTGATGAAAGCCCTTTTACATTTGCATCGAGAGATGAg CACGAGGTTAGCTTCCTGTGCAGCAGATTTATCATCTCCTTATCCTTGTTCTGCACTTGGGTTGGAAGCTGCATGCCATCTCCTTGTTTCAGCACTTGCTTGTTGGCCGGTTTATGGTTGGACTCCTGGCCTTTTCAGTTGTCTTGTTGACAGTCTTCATGCTACTTCATTGCTGGCTTTGGGTCCAAAAGAGGCCTGCTGTTTGCTTTGTCTACTG AATGATCTACTTCCCGAAGAAGGTTTTTGGCTTTGGAAGAATGGAATGCCCATGTTGAGTGCTCTTAGAACATTGGCTGTTGGGTCATTATTAGGGCCTCAGAAGGAGAAACAGATTGGTTGGTACTTACAGCCTGAACATCTTGAGAGGGTGCTGAGCCAATTGACGCCACAACTTGATAAAATTGGACAGATCATTCTACAATGTGCTGTCAGT ACACTCGTAGTCATGCAAGACATGCTGCGGGTCTTTATTATTCGCATTGCATGCCTGAATGCGGATCATGCTTGCTCACTTCTACGCCcgataatttcgtgggttcgTGATCGAATTTCCGTGTTGTCTTCATTACCGGACACAGATGCTTACAAG GTTTACAGACTACTTGATTTTCTGAGTATCCTACTGGAGCATCCACGTGCAAAG CCACTGTTATTGAAGGAGGGTGCTTTTCAGATGCTTATTAAAGTGCTTGAGAGGTGTATTGCTGTAGCTGATTCAGATGAGAAGCAATTCTGTGACAACAGAAATATAGATAAATGTGGATTTCCTCTGCTAACTTGGTGTGCTCCTGTATTCAAATCCTTTTCACTGCTAAATGATTCTCGGAAAGCTGTGCAAGCTCTTGGAATTTATGATAG GCACAATTATGAAAATTTGACGACTGAGGATCGTTCCCGGATCATGTCCTATCTCCTTAAGTTTTGCAAG GTCCTACCAGTGGGAAGAGAATTACTTGCTTGTTTATCAACTTTTAAGGAGTTATGTTTCAGCAGTGAATGGAAAAGTGCTTTGCATTCTCTTCTCCTTCATATCCAGTCCTCTCGTAATGAGGAATGTGATGTAGATGGTAGATATGAAAGGGATGGAAGTGATAATCTACTCAATACTTTTGAATGGAGGAAATCACCTCCTTTGTTATGCTGCTGGATTACTCTACTCAGATCTCTTGATTCAAAGGATGTTGTGCCAGATTATGCAGTCGAGGCTGTTGACGCATTATCTTCTGGCGCTTTGTGCTTTTGTATGGATGGGATAAG CTTGAACTTGGACAGGGTTTCTGCACTGAAGTATCTTTTTGGACTCCCTTTCAATACTAGTGGGGCTGATGTTTTCCTCGAAGAGAACATAAAGTATATAGAGGATTTGACAAACTTGCTCGGGTCCAAGATAAGTGATGAAAAGTATCCCACTGATACCGATATGAATTCAACTTTGTATCAG GCTAAGAAGTTGGTGGAATCGTTATTGTTCTTGTTGCAAAAGCCTACCCACTTACTAAAGGTGGACGACATAAGTTATAGTGCATTCCTTCCATCCACAAGTGATGCTCCAGGTTCTTCAAAGATGCATATGGTGGCCGATGGAAGTGCTGGAAAGGCAGAAGATTACAGCTTAGGTGGACTCGCGGAAAAATTTATCTGGGAATGTCCTGAAAACTTACCCGATAGATTATCACAGACAGCTCTATCGCTGAAACGGAAAATATCCCCTCTTGAAGGCTCAAATAGGCGTCCTAGAGGAGACAATTCACCTGGTGAAACCGTGGGTCAAAACACATTTTCTCGTGGATCAGGCCCACCTATTGTCCCTGCGGGCCCCACTCGTAGGGATACCTTCCGACAGCGGAAGCCCAATACTAGTAGACCCCCGTCTATGCATGTGGATGACTATGTTGCTAGAGAAAGAAGTGTTGATGTTACTAGTAGTTCTAATGTGATTGCTGTCCCGCGGATTGGATCTAGCAGTGGGAGACCTCCATCTATTCATGTGGATGAATTCATGGCCAGACAAAGGGAACGGCAAAATCCGGTGGGACAGGTAGTTGGTGATGCAACGCAAGTGAAAAATACGCCTGCAGAAAGTGACGCCAGTGCAGAGAAGTCCAATAGTAAACCTAGGCAGTTGAAACCAGATCTTGACGATGATCTTCAGGGAATAGATATAGTTTTCGATGGTGAGGAATCAGAATCGGATGATAAGCTGCCATTTCCTCAGCCTGATGATAATCTACCTCAGCCAGAATCTGTTGCAGTTGAACAAAATTCTCCTCGTTCTATTGTTGGAGAGACAGAGAATGATATAAATGGCAATAGTCAGTTTTCTCACTTAGGTGATGAAAGTATCCAGAGTGAATTTTCTTCAAGAATGCTGGTTTCACGTCCGGAGTTGACTTTGACTCGGGAACCGAGTATTTCTTCGGATAGAAAATATTACGAGCCATCTGATGGGACAAAGCATACTCCGCTGAGTAGTTCTGGGTTTTCTCCCTCCTTGTATAATAGAACTGCCGGCCAATCCGTTCAATCACCAattaattctagggttcctCCGAACTTGTCTTCGAAGAATAGTCCTCAACAAACTGGTGCTGTTCAGGGAGTTTACGACCTTAAATTTCAACCCCCTTTACCTCCAATGCCACCTCCATCAACAATCTCACCCGCACAATTGAAAACTGCGGATACCGCTTCAAGTCAATCGTCTCCCTTTGTTAATGCTGGGGCAGATGGGCAGGGCCCACCGCCTCCGGGCTTTCAT gTGCATACTGAGTATCTATCTGCTTTGAGCAAGAGTTCTACCTTGCTGACAACTTCTAGgcctccaccaccactgcctCCTACGCCGCCCCCATATTCGGCCTCCTCTACACCACCTTCGAAAACTTCTACTTCACAATCTCAACTGTACAATCAAACAAGCATTGGACCAAGCGATTTTGTACAGACACCTGTTGCACCTTTCAAAGACCCTCGCACGGTCACCCTTTCTGTATCATATCCACCGCCTTcacttatgcctccattggttTTCAGTAGGCCCAATTCAATGCTTTATGGAACTAGTCCTACTCCACATCAAGGAGAAAACCAGCCTAGTATTTCACAGAATCTCTCCATTCCTTTACCTACCTTTCAGCCTTTTCAGTCTCTCGGTCAATTGCAGCCCCTGCAACCGCCACAAATTCTCCGTCCACCTCAACCACCTCAGCACCTTAGACCGCCAGTCCCGCCTTCGCCACAGTCTGAGCAAGGGGTGTCTTTGTTACAGAGCCCTGTTCAAATGCAAGTGCACCAGCAGTTGCAGATTTTGCAACAACCTCATGTTTCTCCTCTTCATGTATATTATCAATCCCCACAACAAGAGAGTTTTTCGCATccacagcagcagcagcaacatcaACAGCAACAAGTTGAGCATTCTCAACTGCAAATTATGCATCAACAAGGCGGTACATCCCAGCAGCAACAAGATCCTATGATGTCGTTACAGCATTTCTTCAGTTCCCCGGAAGCTATCCAG TCCCTCTTGAGTGATCGGGAGAAACTTTGCCAGCTTTTAGAGGAGCATCCAAAATTGATGGGAATGCTTCAG GAGAAATTGGCCGGCCAAAGTTCAAGTGATACGTAA